In one window of Candidatus Methanosuratincola sp. DNA:
- a CDS encoding DNA methyltransferase, giving the protein MEVSSERDYRGFVEEFIPKIHSVEDIYGLFKGLGYPLKAILDPSYKRRISEFGFAKEEEEKIANIYTVLSIEKKLNVFLVETKSQANVTVRFLRYLAKVFSDNYMYFLLIVTGDFRTFVFVLPDFERKEVGEVKLKIIRLQVDVSDPYYTDKQTIASLGLTEQEKSWRDIWLKWRDAFSVKRVTEEFFDNFAGLPTSIFMRIKNDLVRQKTSRKDAHEFALLLLSRIMFVYFVAKKRWLNNDPRFMRWLWQRYLKERNNRGAPADSFYEKWLKTIFFEAFNNKFTSHPDLPEDVNRIFYTVPYLNGGLFREGDIDKLPVKIKDDLLKEVFEFFERYNFTIREDLPFDVEVAVDPQMIGYVYESLANVAEEIYDRNDLGIFYTPRVEVDFMCRRSVVEYLHNHLPNVSKELWYKLVFDEDTEKVEKQLSELNVWYDLEEKLDSISVVDPACGSGAFLVGMLNVLTDLYKIVNRNLGLGKSDFEIKKRIVGKSLYGVDVMPWAVHAAELRLWLQLVVESPLEPKDLKTQPLLPNLNMNLRVGDSLVQEIGGMTLHLRDPKLSEKVKKKLIELKQEKENYINNVPTAKFKRKEEVQKEEIRVFQEIIEERLLELEDKIKSIRNKIKGEESQKTLSGERAILNEEKRKKIEQLKEQIERYNKEEYELKKIKENLTVPEKKPFVWEVDFAEVFGEKAGFDIVIGNPPYVRQELISPPNKLKEEVELEDKRKYKEKLQASVISHFPVLRKIDKKSDYYVYFYFHGLALLNQKGTFCFVTSNSWLDVDYGKELQEFILKYVPIIAICDNQSKRTFEHADINTIIVFFGAPLVALEKQGTFGGLVPEQEVWPALSNVARFVMFKKPFEEVVNSKNLIDIENTDEIVRTDAYRVYAIRQDELLEDGWEYPENYDSNTLGRFKQGQYAGNKLGGKYLRAPDIFFTILQKGKDKLIRLGDIATARRGFTTGANEFFYMNEETAKNWRIESRFLKPVIKSPRECKSILVNPKDLEFKVFMCHKEKSKLKGTNALKYIQWGEKAEVTIKQGTKEGQVIRGFQNIATIASRRLWYSLNPDFGANIFIQMSFNDIFKFIYSPKTILGDARVYEIKEKIKVDPFVLCGLLNSTLSALFIELFGRANLGQGALDLKVYEAKKIYLLNPKLLKLNIKDLLDKLFTREIMPIFEECGLNRNIPIREQQPKPKPDRKELDDIIFDVLGLSDEERMEFYLSVCELVKNRIEKAESFRRKEK; this is encoded by the coding sequence GTGGAAGTTTCAAGCGAAAGGGATTATAGAGGTTTTGTCGAGGAGTTTATTCCTAAAATTCACTCTGTTGAGGATATTTATGGTCTTTTTAAGGGGCTTGGTTATCCACTTAAAGCAATACTTGATCCTTCTTACAAGAGGCGGATTAGTGAGTTTGGGTTTGCTAAAGAGGAGGAGGAGAAGATTGCCAACATTTATACGGTTTTAAGTATTGAGAAAAAATTGAATGTGTTTTTGGTTGAAACAAAAAGTCAAGCGAATGTAACTGTAAGATTTTTGCGATATCTTGCTAAGGTGTTTTCGGACAATTATATGTATTTCTTGTTGATTGTAACTGGTGATTTTCGGACTTTTGTGTTCGTACTGCCTGATTTCGAGAGGAAAGAAGTCGGAGAAGTTAAGCTTAAGATTATTAGGCTTCAGGTTGATGTATCTGACCCTTATTATACTGACAAACAGACGATTGCGAGTTTAGGGCTTACGGAGCAAGAGAAAAGCTGGCGGGACATTTGGCTCAAGTGGCGAGACGCTTTCAGCGTCAAGCGTGTTACTGAAGAGTTCTTCGACAATTTTGCTGGTTTGCCAACCAGTATTTTTATGAGAATTAAAAATGACTTAGTTCGGCAGAAAACCTCACGAAAAGACGCCCACGAATTTGCCCTCCTTTTATTAAGTAGAATAATGTTTGTTTACTTTGTTGCTAAGAAGCGATGGCTTAACAATGATCCTCGGTTTATGCGTTGGCTTTGGCAACGTTACTTAAAGGAACGGAACAATCGAGGAGCTCCAGCAGATTCATTTTATGAGAAGTGGCTAAAGACCATTTTCTTTGAGGCTTTCAACAATAAGTTTACGTCACATCCTGATTTGCCTGAGGACGTCAATCGGATTTTCTACACGGTTCCCTATCTCAACGGTGGCTTATTTAGAGAAGGGGACATTGACAAGTTGCCAGTTAAGATAAAAGATGACTTGCTTAAGGAAGTTTTCGAGTTTTTTGAACGCTATAATTTTACGATTAGAGAGGATTTGCCTTTTGATGTTGAGGTTGCGGTTGACCCTCAGATGATTGGTTACGTTTATGAATCGTTGGCGAATGTTGCTGAGGAAATCTATGACCGTAATGACTTGGGCATTTTCTATACGCCTAGAGTTGAAGTTGATTTTATGTGTAGGCGCTCCGTGGTTGAATATTTGCATAATCACTTGCCTAATGTTTCAAAGGAGTTATGGTATAAACTTGTTTTCGATGAGGATACTGAGAAGGTTGAGAAGCAGCTCAGTGAGCTTAACGTTTGGTATGATTTGGAAGAAAAATTGGATAGTATTTCAGTTGTTGATCCTGCTTGTGGTAGCGGTGCTTTTTTGGTTGGCATGTTGAATGTTCTGACTGATTTGTATAAGATTGTGAATAGGAATTTGGGGCTGGGTAAGTCTGATTTTGAAATTAAGAAACGGATTGTCGGAAAGTCTCTGTATGGTGTGGATGTGATGCCTTGGGCTGTTCACGCTGCTGAGTTGAGGCTTTGGTTGCAGTTGGTTGTTGAGTCGCCTTTGGAGCCCAAGGATCTTAAGACTCAGCCTCTGCTTCCTAACTTGAACATGAATTTGCGCGTGGGAGACTCGCTTGTTCAGGAAATAGGCGGCATGACGCTGCACCTTAGAGACCCAAAATTGTCTGAAAAGGTCAAGAAGAAATTAATTGAGTTGAAACAGGAAAAAGAAAACTACATTAACAATGTTCCGACTGCGAAGTTCAAGAGAAAAGAGGAAGTACAAAAAGAGGAGATTCGAGTTTTTCAGGAGATTATTGAAGAACGGCTGCTGGAACTGGAGGATAAAATCAAGAGCATCAGAAACAAGATAAAAGGCGAAGAAAGCCAGAAGACACTAAGTGGAGAGAGAGCAATTCTCAACGAAGAAAAGCGAAAAAAAATCGAGCAACTAAAAGAACAAATAGAACGCTATAACAAAGAGGAATATGAGCTAAAGAAAATCAAAGAAAATTTGACGGTTCCAGAAAAGAAACCGTTTGTATGGGAAGTAGATTTTGCAGAAGTTTTTGGAGAAAAAGCGGGATTTGACATTGTAATAGGAAACCCTCCCTACGTGCGTCAGGAGTTGATTTCCCCTCCCAATAAGCTTAAAGAGGAAGTAGAACTCGAAGACAAAAGAAAATATAAAGAGAAACTTCAAGCTTCCGTCATCAGTCATTTTCCAGTGCTGAGGAAAATCGACAAAAAAAGCGATTACTATGTCTATTTCTATTTCCATGGCTTAGCTCTACTTAATCAAAAAGGAACCTTCTGTTTCGTAACTTCGAATTCTTGGCTTGATGTAGATTATGGAAAAGAACTTCAGGAGTTTATTTTGAAGTATGTTCCAATTATCGCTATCTGCGATAATCAATCAAAGCGTACTTTTGAACATGCTGACATAAACACTATTATTGTCTTCTTCGGAGCGCCATTGGTAGCCTTGGAGAAGCAAGGAACATTTGGTGGTTTGGTGCCTGAGCAGGAAGTTTGGCCTGCGCTTTCAAACGTTGCCCGTTTTGTAATGTTCAAAAAACCTTTTGAGGAAGTCGTTAACTCAAAGAATCTGATTGATATAGAGAACACTGATGAGATTGTAAGAACTGACGCTTACCGTGTTTATGCTATAAGACAGGATGAGCTGCTTGAAGATGGATGGGAATATCCAGAAAACTATGATTCAAACACGCTTGGGAGATTTAAACAAGGGCAATATGCAGGAAACAAGCTTGGCGGAAAGTATCTCAGAGCCCCAGATATCTTCTTCACAATCTTGCAGAAAGGCAAAGACAAACTTATCCGACTTGGCGACATTGCTACGGCTCGTAGAGGGTTTACCACTGGAGCGAATGAGTTCTTCTATATGAACGAAGAAACCGCTAAAAATTGGAGGATTGAGTCAAGATTTCTTAAGCCGGTAATAAAGTCGCCAAGAGAATGCAAATCTATTCTTGTGAACCCAAAAGACTTGGAATTCAAGGTATTTATGTGTCATAAAGAGAAATCCAAGCTCAAAGGAACAAATGCACTAAAATACATTCAATGGGGGGAGAAAGCTGAAGTTACCATCAAGCAAGGAACAAAAGAAGGACAAGTCATCAGAGGCTTTCAAAACATTGCAACCATCGCTTCTCGACGATTGTGGTACTCTCTAAACCCTGATTTCGGTGCAAATATCTTTATTCAAATGTCGTTCAACGACATCTTCAAATTCATATATTCCCCAAAAACCATTCTTGGCGATGCCAGAGTTTACGAAATAAAGGAGAAGATAAAAGTCGATCCTTTTGTTCTCTGCGGGCTTTTGAACTCAACATTAAGTGCTCTGTTCATAGAGCTATTCGGAAGAGCCAACCTTGGACAAGGCGCACTGGACTTAAAGGTCTACGAAGCCAAGAAAATCTATCTGCTCAATCCAAAATTGCTTAAACTAAACATCAAGGATTTACTCGATAAGCTCTTCACCAGAGAAATAATGCCAATTTTTGAAGAATGCGGACTAAACAGAAATATTCCTATACGTGAGCAGCAACCAAAACCGAAACCCGATCGTAAGGAACTAGACGACATAATATTTGATGTCTTGGGGCTTTCAGATGAGGAAAGAATGGAATTTTATTTGAGTGTTTGTGAACTTGTTAAGAATCGAATAGAGAAAGCTGAAAGTTTCAGAAGGAAAGAAAAATGA
- a CDS encoding DUF365 domain-containing protein produces MNEIIGSIYPIPAELADRIFQGNTRVFVKYVAHNSTRLMPKHKVIFYASHGSKKLIGEGIIEKVEFLTPQKVLEKYKDQLFLNESELHAYVARLPSRSPSKEMLTLVLKKLKKYSKPIDYNKPITMAGQYLTAEEYSSLIHKQEP; encoded by the coding sequence ATGAATGAAATAATAGGGTCAATTTATCCAATTCCAGCAGAACTTGCTGACCGAATTTTTCAAGGCAACACCAGGGTTTTCGTTAAGTATGTTGCTCACAACTCAACAAGGCTTATGCCAAAACACAAGGTTATTTTCTATGCTTCACATGGATCAAAGAAATTGATAGGTGAAGGAATCATCGAAAAAGTTGAATTCTTAACCCCTCAAAAGGTTCTTGAAAAGTACAAAGACCAACTCTTCCTTAACGAATCCGAGCTTCATGCTTACGTTGCGCGGTTGCCTTCAAGGTCTCCCTCAAAAGAGATGTTGACCCTCGTGCTGAAAAAGCTGAAGAAATATTCAAAACCAATCGATTACAACAAGCCAATAACCATGGCAGGACAATACCTAACCGCTGAAGAATATTCTTCTTTAATACACAAACAGGAGCCTTGA